One window of Halorussus sp. MSC15.2 genomic DNA carries:
- a CDS encoding MFS transporter, translated as MSDRSPSPASLAPDRLPSSPVLKYYLYQATVSFGFFSPVFTLFLLDRGLDYTAIASLSVLYAVLTVVGEIPTGYVGDRIGRRASLLLSSVFMTLSILGFALVRSYLGLAVLYVLWTLSLVFRSGTGDAWLYDTLEARLRSDRFAHVRGRGQSVRQAVTVVTMLAGGLLYSVRPTLPFVASGLLNGAGVLVLLTFPKNRQYVDGDSGGSDDRTDRSNDALDTVAALGVLREQLTRPRLRWFVAYAALFFGVVVAADTYVQPVSTETLGVPVASMGLLYAAFAGVSAAASYYAGPVRDRLGVRGAVLAVPVVLGVALVAPLLWPLLAFPAFFVLKGSRSLLHPIVTQRVNDEVASVGRATVLSAASMAYALVKLPLYLLGGAVADATSALVAVGVLGGVFLAGIAAVRVFASPLAESESDPVSG; from the coding sequence GTGTCCGACCGCTCCCCCTCGCCCGCGTCGCTCGCGCCCGACCGCCTCCCGTCGTCGCCGGTCCTGAAGTACTACCTCTATCAGGCGACCGTCTCGTTCGGCTTCTTCTCGCCCGTGTTCACGCTGTTCCTGCTCGACCGCGGACTCGACTACACCGCCATCGCGTCGCTGAGCGTGCTGTACGCCGTGCTGACCGTCGTCGGTGAGATACCCACGGGCTACGTCGGCGACCGAATCGGCAGGCGGGCCAGCCTCCTTCTGAGTTCGGTGTTCATGACCCTCTCCATCCTCGGGTTCGCGCTCGTCCGCTCGTACCTCGGTCTGGCGGTCCTCTACGTCCTGTGGACGCTCTCGCTCGTCTTCCGGTCGGGGACGGGCGACGCGTGGCTCTACGACACGCTGGAAGCGCGACTCCGGTCGGACCGCTTCGCGCACGTCCGCGGCCGGGGCCAGTCGGTCCGGCAGGCCGTCACCGTCGTCACCATGCTCGCGGGGGGCCTCCTCTACAGCGTCCGGCCGACGCTCCCGTTCGTCGCCTCCGGCCTTCTCAACGGCGCGGGCGTGCTCGTCCTCCTGACGTTCCCGAAGAACCGCCAGTACGTCGATGGTGACAGCGGGGGAAGCGACGATAGAACCGACCGCTCGAACGACGCCCTCGACACCGTCGCCGCGCTCGGCGTTCTCCGCGAACAGTTGACCCGGCCGCGCCTCCGGTGGTTCGTCGCGTACGCCGCGCTCTTCTTCGGCGTGGTCGTGGCGGCCGACACCTACGTCCAACCCGTGAGCACGGAGACGCTCGGCGTCCCCGTCGCCTCGATGGGGTTGCTGTACGCCGCCTTCGCGGGCGTCTCGGCGGCCGCGAGTTACTACGCCGGGCCGGTGCGGGACCGCCTCGGCGTCCGGGGCGCGGTCCTCGCGGTCCCCGTCGTTCTCGGCGTCGCGCTGGTCGCGCCCCTGCTGTGGCCCCTCCTCGCGTTCCCGGCGTTCTTCGTCCTCAAGGGGTCGCGCTCGCTCCTCCACCCCATCGTCACCCAGCGCGTCAACGACGAGGTGGCGTCGGTCGGGCGCGCGACGGTCCTGAGCGCCGCGTCGATGGCGTACGCGCTGGTCAAACTCCCGTTGTACCTGCTCGGCGGCGCGGTCGCGGACGCCACCTCCGCGCTGGTCGCGGTCGGCGTCCTCGGCGGCGTCTTCCTCGCCGGAATCGCGGCGGTCCGGGTCTTCGCGTCGCCGCTCGCCGAGAGCGAGTCGGACCCGGTGTCGGGGTAG
- a CDS encoding DUF2795 domain-containing protein, whose product MSLKQATELIRQHDYPATTNQLADSYGDYELDHPNGTETLGEVLRRVEAETFSSSVEAEELLYSAVSSGAIGRKGYSDRDPTTLGTMGPGQVSF is encoded by the coding sequence ATGTCACTGAAGCAGGCGACGGAACTCATCCGTCAACACGACTACCCTGCGACGACGAACCAACTGGCCGACTCCTACGGCGACTACGAACTCGACCACCCGAACGGGACCGAGACGCTCGGTGAAGTACTCCGCCGGGTCGAAGCCGAGACGTTCAGCAGTTCCGTCGAGGCCGAGGAGTTGCTCTACTCGGCGGTCAGCAGCGGAGCCATCGGTCGAAAAGGGTACAGCGACCGCGACCCGACGACGCTCGGGACGATGGGTCCCGGTCAGGTCAGTTTCTGA
- a CDS encoding PHP domain-containing protein, with protein sequence MSVFADLHVHTTNSDGEMRLSEVPEAARDAGVSVVAVTDHDRLHPELPTPVTAFEGVTVVHGIELRVEPAAGERVDLLGYGVTPTPDLVDELDRIQADRKERGQRIIENVEDRLGIDLGLDAREGLGRPHVARAVADHPESGYDTVGDVFDDLIGDGGPCYVARDVTSFERGVELLSDACGLVGLAHPHRYGDPEAALELTRDLDAVERYYPYDEEVDPRPVERAIADHDLIPTGGSDAHDDTLGRAGLSKPEYRHFRSSVSL encoded by the coding sequence ATGAGCGTCTTCGCGGACCTCCACGTCCACACGACCAACTCCGACGGCGAGATGCGCCTGTCGGAGGTCCCCGAGGCCGCCCGCGACGCGGGCGTCTCCGTCGTGGCCGTCACCGACCACGACCGCCTCCACCCCGAACTCCCGACGCCGGTCACCGCCTTCGAGGGCGTGACGGTGGTCCACGGCATCGAGTTACGGGTCGAACCCGCCGCGGGCGAGCGCGTGGACCTGCTTGGCTACGGCGTGACGCCGACGCCGGACCTCGTAGACGAACTCGACCGGATTCAGGCCGACCGAAAGGAGCGGGGTCAGCGGATAATCGAGAACGTCGAGGACCGACTCGGCATCGACCTCGGTCTCGACGCGCGCGAAGGTCTCGGCAGGCCCCACGTCGCCCGCGCGGTCGCCGACCACCCCGAGAGCGGATACGACACCGTCGGCGACGTGTTCGACGACCTCATCGGCGACGGGGGTCCCTGCTACGTCGCCCGCGACGTGACCTCGTTCGAGCGCGGCGTCGAACTCCTCTCGGACGCCTGCGGTCTCGTCGGACTCGCCCACCCGCACCGTTACGGCGACCCCGAGGCGGCGTTGGAGTTGACGCGAGACCTCGACGCCGTGGAACGATACTACCCCTACGACGAGGAGGTGGACCCTCGGCCCGTCGAACGCGCCATCGCCGACCACGATTTGATTCCGACGGGCGGGAGCGACGCCCACGACGACACGCTGGGCCGCGCGGGCCTGTCGAAACCCGAGTACCGCCACTTCCGGTCGTCGGTGAGTCTGTAA
- a CDS encoding DolP-mannose mannosyltransferase, which produces MNHNTNPSVGTREFPLSLDTIKTSLPAVLFVLVSLFNVGRRFLFDYRLLTDDAAFFLHGGWYMSQGANLYTNIWDINPPVPFEISWIFSLVTGGNTRGMYALAVLTSIVLGAGIILLITDVVLGMTEDVEAAMWAGLCLLVVPGFHWNASAGIHPKYLVMFLGFASLYFAIRSRPALAGACVAAATLSWQLGAFFLPLAFGLLLSEDRITNTVWYITGGIVTTAVIFAPIALTSGVRPFLLEVVIAPSKTGDAISISNLGKILTMLGISSIPMALGVFGALLHDKTDSWWILCGGTLFLFQLVALDFDGRRDMYVGLCFAAVGFGLLVAHTNRERLLKAMVALLLVVSIGPLGGFGVVDYSVTASEQARPPHPLFQSSIHAIGETVGVSGTSYQSLSRRDEISQQNLFWNTISPDHCHYMMSRAEIQWMDATGVGRDECGQLPLRQV; this is translated from the coding sequence ATGAACCACAATACAAACCCTTCTGTCGGAACGCGAGAGTTCCCTCTCTCGCTGGACACGATTAAAACCAGTCTACCGGCCGTGCTCTTCGTGCTGGTCAGTCTGTTCAACGTTGGGCGACGGTTCCTCTTCGACTATCGGCTATTAACGGACGATGCGGCTTTCTTCCTCCACGGTGGATGGTACATGTCGCAGGGTGCAAATCTCTATACGAATATCTGGGACATCAATCCGCCAGTTCCGTTCGAGATTAGTTGGATATTCTCACTCGTAACTGGAGGGAACACGCGGGGAATGTACGCACTCGCCGTTCTAACTTCAATAGTGCTCGGTGCCGGTATTATCCTCTTGATTACGGATGTCGTTCTCGGAATGACAGAAGACGTAGAGGCAGCGATGTGGGCGGGTCTTTGTCTTCTCGTCGTTCCCGGTTTCCATTGGAACGCCAGTGCGGGTATCCATCCGAAGTATCTCGTCATGTTCCTCGGATTCGCCTCCCTCTACTTTGCGATTCGGTCACGACCGGCGCTCGCGGGCGCTTGCGTCGCTGCCGCGACACTCTCGTGGCAACTCGGTGCCTTCTTCCTTCCCCTTGCGTTCGGTCTCCTCCTCTCTGAAGACCGGATAACCAACACTGTCTGGTACATAACCGGAGGTATCGTCACCACGGCAGTGATTTTCGCTCCAATCGCCCTCACTTCGGGGGTACGTCCGTTTCTCCTCGAGGTAGTCATTGCACCCTCGAAGACGGGCGACGCGATAAGCATCTCTAACTTGGGAAAGATTCTGACGATGCTAGGTATCTCCTCCATCCCGATGGCTCTCGGAGTCTTCGGTGCGTTACTCCACGACAAGACGGATTCGTGGTGGATTCTCTGTGGCGGAACTCTCTTTCTCTTCCAACTCGTTGCGCTCGATTTCGACGGCCGAAGAGATATGTACGTCGGTCTCTGCTTCGCAGCCGTCGGTTTTGGTCTTCTCGTAGCCCACACTAATCGGGAACGACTTCTGAAAGCAATGGTGGCACTCCTCCTCGTCGTTTCCATCGGCCCACTCGGTGGGTTCGGAGTCGTCGATTACTCGGTTACTGCGAGTGAACAGGCGAGACCACCTCATCCTCTCTTCCAATCTAGTATCCACGCTATCGGCGAGACGGTCGGAGTCTCCGGTACTTCGTATCAGTCGCTATCGCGTCGAGACGAAATCTCTCAACAGAACCTATTCTGGAACACAATATCTCCGGACCATTGCCACTATATGATGAGCAGAGCAGAAATCCAGTGGATGGACGCCACGGGAGTGGGTCGTGACGAGTGCGGACAGCTACCGCTTCGACAGGTGTAA
- a CDS encoding DUF6757 family protein, whose amino-acid sequence MRCHYCDRDASFAPELNGVRVGLCETHFREQFETLAETEALAYLRQELDVDRAE is encoded by the coding sequence ATGCGGTGTCACTACTGCGACCGCGACGCGTCGTTCGCCCCCGAACTGAACGGCGTCCGGGTCGGTCTCTGCGAGACACACTTCCGCGAGCAGTTCGAGACCCTCGCGGAGACCGAGGCGCTGGCCTACCTCCGGCAGGAACTCGACGTGGACCGAGCGGAGTAA
- a CDS encoding glycosyltransferase gives MSDSIGIVIPAYQPNVETVVSYIKDIKREIRPEQIIVEYDQPEEEGKERLSAVAEVNTVEERRGKGAAIMSGFDEMNADILAFSDADGSVPTESLNRVVEQIREDTADVSIGSRRHPDSEIVAHQTVTRRFLGDIFAGCAKWMLPTRCRDYQCGAKAVRATAWESIGHHCYEPGFAWDMELVSVAGALGYDIAEVPITWEDRPQSTVDPVSTPVELASALIDVRRRTTTIANSPRYVNVNQTSESTLTTVADGDD, from the coding sequence ATGTCTGACAGTATCGGAATCGTCATTCCAGCCTATCAACCTAATGTAGAGACAGTTGTAAGCTATATTAAGGATATAAAACGAGAGATACGACCGGAACAAATCATCGTCGAGTACGACCAACCCGAGGAGGAGGGGAAAGAACGCCTGTCAGCAGTAGCAGAGGTGAACACAGTTGAGGAACGCCGAGGGAAAGGAGCGGCAATCATGTCCGGGTTCGACGAGATGAACGCGGATATTCTGGCGTTCTCAGACGCGGACGGAAGTGTTCCGACCGAATCGTTGAACAGAGTCGTCGAACAGATACGGGAAGATACCGCCGACGTGAGTATCGGATCGCGCCGTCACCCTGATTCAGAGATAGTGGCCCATCAGACGGTTACCCGGCGCTTTCTGGGCGATATCTTCGCGGGGTGCGCGAAGTGGATGCTTCCCACGCGCTGTCGGGATTACCAGTGCGGAGCGAAGGCGGTCCGAGCGACTGCGTGGGAGTCGATTGGTCACCACTGTTACGAACCCGGCTTCGCGTGGGACATGGAGCTAGTGTCGGTAGCCGGAGCGTTAGGGTACGATATCGCGGAGGTTCCGATTACGTGGGAGGATCGACCGCAATCGACTGTCGACCCCGTTTCGACGCCCGTCGAACTCGCAAGTGCCCTGATAGACGTTCGGCGACGGACGACGACAATCGCAAATAGCCCAAGATACGTGAACGTGAACCAAACGTCGGAATCGACGCTTACGACCGTCGCGGACGGTGACGATTGA
- a CDS encoding aldo/keto reductase codes for MPTIPSPGLGTSGNDESDQCAETVRQALEIGYRHVDTAQMYDNESAVGDGIAASEVPREEVFLATKVHPSNLAPEDVRETTAESLERLGVSAVDLLYVHWPMRAYDAEATLPVFDELREEGTAENVAVSNFTTELLDEAREILDAPIAANQVEMHPLLPQDDLLDYCRERDVTVVAYAPLMQGEAGDVDELAEIAQSRDTTPEAVSLAWLRQRDGVVPIPKATGEDHLRANFETPDLSAEEVERIDAIEERERLVDPDDAPWN; via the coding sequence ATGCCAACCATCCCGAGTCCCGGTCTCGGCACCTCCGGAAACGACGAATCGGACCAGTGCGCCGAGACCGTCCGACAGGCCCTCGAAATCGGCTACCGACACGTAGACACCGCCCAGATGTACGACAACGAGTCGGCGGTCGGCGACGGCATCGCCGCGAGCGAGGTGCCCCGCGAGGAGGTGTTCCTCGCCACGAAGGTCCACCCCTCGAACCTCGCGCCGGAGGACGTCCGCGAGACGACCGCCGAGAGTCTGGAGCGCCTCGGCGTGTCGGCGGTGGACCTGCTGTACGTCCACTGGCCGATGCGGGCCTACGACGCCGAGGCGACGCTGCCGGTCTTCGACGAACTCCGCGAGGAGGGCACGGCCGAGAACGTCGCGGTGAGCAACTTCACGACGGAGTTACTGGACGAGGCTCGCGAAATCTTGGACGCGCCGATAGCCGCCAATCAGGTCGAGATGCATCCCCTGCTTCCGCAGGACGACCTGCTCGACTACTGTCGGGAGCGCGACGTAACCGTCGTCGCCTACGCGCCCCTGATGCAGGGCGAGGCGGGCGACGTGGACGAACTAGCCGAGATTGCCCAGTCCCGCGACACCACGCCCGAGGCGGTCAGTCTGGCGTGGCTCCGCCAGCGCGACGGCGTGGTTCCGATTCCGAAGGCCACGGGGGAGGACCACCTCCGGGCCAACTTCGAGACGCCCGACCTCTCCGCGGAGGAGGTCGAGCGAATCGACGCCATCGAGGAGCGCGAGCGACTGGTGGACCCCGACGACGCGCCGTGGAACTGA
- a CDS encoding GtrA family protein, which yields MEKRVQSLLRGVQFGQFLSVGAVGAVFDNLVLVGLVDVGNLTPVVGKIISGEAAILFMFVLNEWWTFAGTASRSPGAIVRRLLRSNVVRLGGVGIALGVLYFLNHYLGVWYLLANTAGIGVGSIFNYVFETIFTWRIHSEA from the coding sequence ATGGAGAAGAGAGTACAGTCACTGCTTCGAGGGGTTCAGTTTGGCCAGTTTCTGTCCGTCGGCGCGGTCGGAGCGGTGTTCGACAATCTCGTTCTTGTCGGCCTCGTGGACGTTGGGAATCTGACTCCAGTCGTCGGGAAAATAATTAGTGGGGAGGCCGCAATTCTCTTCATGTTCGTCCTAAACGAATGGTGGACGTTCGCCGGAACTGCGTCTCGCTCGCCCGGCGCTATCGTCCGCCGACTCCTCCGGTCTAACGTCGTTCGTCTCGGCGGAGTTGGAATCGCGCTAGGCGTCCTCTATTTCCTGAATCACTATCTCGGTGTGTGGTATCTATTAGCGAATACCGCCGGAATCGGCGTCGGGTCGATATTCAACTACGTTTTCGAGACGATATTCACGTGGAGAATACACTCCGAAGCGTAG
- a CDS encoding DNA polymerase sliding clamp, with protein sequence MFKAIVSADTLKDTIDSVGVLVDECKIHLEEDGLAIRAVDPANVGMVDLELDASAFESYEADGGIIGVNLDRLEDIAGMASGDQPIHLELDEETRKLHIQIDGLEYTLALIDPDSIRQEPDIPDLDLPAEIVIEGKDIDRSVTAADMVSDHIALAVDADAETFVVEAEGDTDDVRLELDRDDLVDLQAGPARSLFSLDYLKDMNKAIPKDAEVTIELGEEFPVKLHFDIAEGQGNVTFMLAPRIQSD encoded by the coding sequence ATGTTTAAGGCTATCGTGAGCGCCGACACGCTCAAGGACACTATCGACTCCGTGGGCGTGCTGGTGGACGAGTGTAAAATCCACCTCGAAGAGGACGGTCTCGCTATTCGTGCAGTAGACCCCGCGAACGTGGGAATGGTGGACCTCGAACTCGACGCGTCTGCTTTCGAATCCTACGAGGCCGACGGCGGTATCATCGGCGTGAATCTCGACCGACTCGAAGACATCGCCGGGATGGCCAGCGGCGACCAGCCGATTCACCTCGAACTCGACGAGGAGACCCGCAAACTCCACATCCAAATCGACGGACTGGAGTACACCCTCGCGCTCATCGACCCCGACTCCATCCGGCAGGAACCCGACATTCCGGACCTCGACCTCCCGGCCGAAATCGTCATCGAAGGCAAGGACATCGACCGCTCGGTCACGGCCGCCGACATGGTCAGCGACCACATCGCGCTGGCGGTGGACGCCGACGCCGAGACGTTCGTCGTGGAGGCCGAGGGCGACACCGACGACGTGCGCCTCGAACTCGACCGCGACGACCTCGTGGACCTGCAGGCCGGTCCCGCCCGGTCGCTGTTCAGCCTCGACTACCTCAAGGATATGAACAAGGCCATCCCGAAGGACGCGGAGGTCACCATCGAACTCGGCGAGGAGTTCCCCGTCAAACTCCACTTCGACATCGCGGAAGGGCAGGGTAACGTCACCTTCATGCTCGCGCCCCGCATCCAGAGCGACTAA
- a CDS encoding alpha/beta fold hydrolase, producing MQTTRSADGTEVVYERHGDGRPLLLLHGGMAPREYWNPVVPHFDEYAAVVPQRPGFGTCLDDRAETSADEVLEREVEYVQALVDDLDGVPVLFGHSFGALTAVEAAADAGVEAVVAYEPAVLPESYRGQADLAERMAALVEAGEPREAVKRYVEQVLHPDGIDDLDAWLAEWPVWPDCVGLVEEVVRMNRAVERYELPDRLGVDAPALVLSGTRGPDFLRESARAVHEALPRSRLVEFDGISHSGPAEAPEPISAEVRSFLRA from the coding sequence ATGCAGACGACACGTTCCGCAGACGGCACAGAGGTAGTCTACGAACGACACGGCGACGGTCGGCCCCTCCTGTTACTCCACGGGGGAATGGCTCCACGGGAGTACTGGAACCCGGTCGTTCCCCACTTCGACGAGTACGCCGCCGTCGTCCCCCAGCGACCGGGGTTCGGGACCTGCCTCGACGACCGGGCCGAGACGAGCGCAGACGAGGTACTGGAGCGCGAGGTCGAGTACGTGCAGGCACTCGTCGACGACCTCGACGGCGTTCCGGTTCTGTTCGGCCACTCCTTCGGCGCGCTCACCGCGGTCGAAGCCGCGGCGGACGCGGGGGTGGAAGCGGTCGTCGCCTACGAACCCGCGGTCCTCCCCGAGAGCTACCGGGGACAGGCCGACCTCGCCGAACGCATGGCGGCGCTCGTCGAGGCGGGCGAACCTCGCGAGGCGGTGAAACGGTACGTCGAGCAGGTCCTCCATCCGGATGGCATCGACGACCTCGACGCGTGGTTGGCGGAGTGGCCGGTCTGGCCGGACTGCGTCGGTCTCGTCGAGGAAGTCGTCCGGATGAACCGTGCGGTCGAACGGTACGAACTTCCGGACCGCCTCGGCGTCGATGCACCTGCACTCGTACTATCTGGCACCCGCGGTCCCGACTTCCTGCGCGAAAGCGCTCGTGCGGTACACGAAGCGCTTCCACGCAGTCGCCTCGTCGAGTTCGATGGTATCAGTCACAGCGGTCCCGCGGAAGCGCCGGAACCGATATCGGCAGAAGTCCGTTCGTTCCTCCGTGCGTAG
- a CDS encoding helix-turn-helix domain-containing protein — protein MALLAEFGIPCDALPLVEVAAAAPEASLTLELQFNHGPRPLFLVTATGGSSTTVENGLDDAFDVGEWTRIGQAGDTRRYQVVPALSLEEQLGDRLDDLADLEALATADAIIERIEVETDGWRQTGWFADRAAFDEFSSFWRRNSGFRLHRLTRDGEPEPPGDGLTDRQHEALRTAYELGYFEIPRRASLQAVAAELDISASSASERLRRAQTRLVQETVATTWPPLPD, from the coding sequence ATGGCACTCCTCGCCGAGTTCGGAATCCCGTGCGACGCTCTCCCGCTCGTCGAGGTCGCGGCGGCGGCACCGGAGGCGTCGTTGACCCTCGAACTGCAGTTCAACCACGGTCCTCGGCCGTTGTTCCTCGTCACCGCGACCGGGGGTTCCTCGACCACCGTCGAGAACGGCCTCGACGACGCGTTCGACGTCGGAGAGTGGACCCGCATCGGACAGGCTGGAGACACCCGTCGGTATCAGGTAGTCCCGGCACTCAGCCTAGAGGAGCAACTCGGCGACCGTCTCGACGACCTCGCGGACCTCGAAGCGCTCGCCACGGCCGACGCCATCATCGAGCGTATCGAGGTCGAAACCGACGGGTGGCGACAGACGGGGTGGTTCGCCGACCGAGCGGCGTTCGACGAGTTCTCGTCCTTCTGGCGGCGCAACAGCGGGTTCCGACTGCACCGTCTCACTCGCGATGGCGAACCCGAACCGCCGGGGGACGGGTTGACAGACCGCCAGCACGAGGCGCTCCGCACGGCCTACGAATTGGGGTACTTCGAGATTCCGCGGCGGGCCTCCCTACAGGCCGTCGCCGCGGAACTGGACATCTCCGCGTCCTCGGCGTCCGAGCGGCTGCGCCGCGCTCAGACCCGACTCGTTCAAGAGACGGTGGCGACGACGTGGCCACCCCTCCCAGACTGA
- the merB gene encoding organomercurial lyase: MSEPDSANVESSGEPSDVESNETESSDRPNTTGRNDAAPVEERRLRPEVAENLRTLFGTDDRPETFGGWLDTLAETFGDDWPPAVPELCHDEDGRHRAETDDETYRFVCVLDAVLLPFLVDESVEVRSAGPETGETVTSVVSQAGIETDPEDAVLSFGVASVEPGTEVTARLTYETMCPYIHAFPDRDAYEQWDERTDAPTTAMPLSDGFALARAMARV, encoded by the coding sequence ATGTCGGAACCAGACAGCGCGAACGTCGAATCGAGTGGAGAACCGAGCGATGTCGAATCGAACGAGACCGAATCGAGCGACCGACCGAACACTACCGGACGGAACGACGCCGCACCGGTCGAGGAGCGACGACTCCGGCCGGAAGTCGCGGAGAACCTCCGGACGCTGTTCGGCACCGACGACCGGCCCGAGACGTTCGGCGGATGGCTCGACACCCTCGCAGAGACGTTCGGCGACGACTGGCCGCCGGCCGTCCCCGAACTCTGCCACGACGAGGACGGTCGCCACCGCGCCGAGACCGACGACGAGACGTACCGGTTCGTCTGCGTCCTCGACGCAGTCCTGCTCCCGTTCCTCGTCGACGAGTCGGTCGAGGTGCGCTCGGCGGGACCGGAGACGGGCGAGACGGTCACGTCGGTCGTCTCGCAGGCGGGCATCGAGACCGACCCCGAGGACGCCGTGCTGTCGTTCGGTGTCGCGTCCGTCGAACCCGGCACGGAGGTGACGGCCCGGTTGACCTACGAGACGATGTGTCCCTACATCCACGCCTTCCCCGACCGAGACGCCTACGAGCAGTGGGACGAGCGGACCGACGCGCCGACGACGGCAATGCCGCTCTCGGACGGGTTCGCGCTGGCGCGGGCGATGGCGCGGGTCTGA
- a CDS encoding MOSC domain-containing protein, with translation MDGTGLVEAIHLAPDSGEDTEPTDSVEALAGEGVRGDRHFGEENADVTLVEAEALDAAAEDGIDLRDGEHRRNLTTRDAALNHLVGERFRVGEVVCEGVELCEPCGHLESLTEEGAVSALLHRGGLCADVVESGRIEVGDEVEPL, from the coding sequence ATGGACGGAACCGGACTCGTAGAGGCAATCCACCTCGCGCCCGACTCGGGCGAGGACACCGAACCGACCGACTCCGTCGAGGCGCTCGCGGGCGAGGGAGTACGCGGCGACCGGCACTTCGGAGAGGAGAACGCAGACGTGACGCTCGTCGAAGCCGAGGCACTCGACGCCGCCGCCGAGGACGGCATCGACCTGCGCGACGGCGAGCACCGTCGGAACCTCACGACCCGCGACGCCGCGCTCAATCACCTCGTCGGCGAGCGGTTCCGGGTCGGCGAAGTAGTGTGCGAGGGCGTGGAACTCTGCGAACCCTGCGGCCACCTCGAATCGCTGACCGAGGAGGGCGCGGTGTCGGCGCTCCTCCACCGGGGCGGTCTCTGCGCCGACGTCGTGGAGTCGGGACGTATCGAGGTCGGCGACGAAGTCGAACCGCTCTGA
- a CDS encoding ferredoxin family protein: MAIDPQFHENREKLDTHEGHDVWGPVDEPEKLGIHGTHVAVDFDLCIADGACLEDCPVDVFEWVDTPDHPESEKKADPANEAQCIDCMLCVDVCPVDAIDVDAGRA; encoded by the coding sequence ATGGCAATCGACCCGCAATTTCACGAGAACCGCGAGAAGCTAGACACTCACGAGGGCCACGACGTGTGGGGTCCGGTCGACGAACCTGAGAAACTCGGCATCCACGGCACGCACGTCGCCGTCGATTTCGACCTCTGTATCGCGGACGGCGCGTGTCTGGAGGACTGTCCCGTGGACGTGTTCGAGTGGGTGGACACCCCCGACCACCCCGAGAGCGAGAAGAAGGCCGACCCCGCCAACGAGGCCCAGTGCATCGACTGCATGCTCTGCGTGGACGTCTGTCCCGTCGACGCCATCGACGTGGACGCCGGTCGGGCCTGA
- a CDS encoding helix-turn-helix domain-containing protein has translation MDDEPTTPDPTDDELTCYCRLGGVMDRLSRKYAMQILCVVNATDPTRFRELEEYLPDASTSTMSARLDELAEADLLTRTQYDEIPPRVEYEMTDDGRELAARLEPVLEWAEKRDGANEEAAGQRATGEN, from the coding sequence ATGGACGACGAACCCACAACACCCGACCCGACCGACGACGAACTCACCTGCTACTGCCGACTCGGCGGCGTTATGGACCGCCTGAGCCGGAAGTACGCGATGCAGATTCTCTGCGTCGTGAACGCGACCGACCCCACGCGGTTCCGGGAACTCGAGGAGTACCTCCCCGACGCCAGCACCTCGACGATGTCGGCGCGACTCGACGAACTGGCCGAGGCGGACCTGTTGACTCGGACGCAGTACGACGAGATTCCGCCCCGCGTCGAGTACGAGATGACCGACGACGGTCGGGAACTGGCGGCCCGCCTCGAACCGGTGCTGGAGTGGGCCGAGAAACGCGACGGGGCGAACGAGGAAGCGGCGGGCCAGCGTGCGACGGGCGAGAATTAA